Proteins from a single region of Natrialbaceae archaeon AArc-T1-2:
- a CDS encoding DUF7389 domain-containing protein: MSEHTQQPRTGLESPQNRECQAPTEYVERSDVGVSLTVKLTRGTGTRDQDKITAKVKGKTLEDAREDMETLREYIHDLAEDTRQIQPEEEDG; this comes from the coding sequence ATGTCAGAACACACCCAGCAGCCACGTACGGGCCTAGAATCGCCGCAGAATCGTGAGTGTCAGGCACCAACCGAGTACGTCGAGCGAAGCGATGTCGGCGTCTCACTCACGGTCAAACTTACTCGCGGTACTGGCACCCGCGATCAAGACAAAATCACGGCCAAAGTGAAGGGTAAAACGCTCGAAGACGCCCGCGAGGATATGGAAACCCTCCGCGAGTATATCCACGACCTCGCTGAGGACACTCGCCAGATCCAGCCTGAGGAAGAAGACGGGTAA
- a CDS encoding GIY-YIG nuclease family protein: MSDRRSKEKVWDEFVRRAILSDIQSAATPDPVPMVNDSGSDLSMADDYDTYRLGRGSGDYLYMLYFLDEPVDGPFDVIPVYIGETSNVASRLMNHFRKLRDALPISEWEDDGSWGSYGKYDHIATVYEKSASQLYAWVVDVDDLETGPYGYPTYRHELEGKMVGLVHSLSRFDRVFANRDFVPNRVPHEMGKVGHEWVDEDNKSLNEETARLAELPAEKVTAENKIELWYEWVEKTICRDINDSEVADPIPLFETDEDLVVETKTLGSSTVLKRSDAIDERIRREGKRCVHRNGVKEGESGLLYVLFQLNSVNPSPTDVVPRYIGKGEAYGKKNELSANFEEIAKDRSGTRSFARWGDGSYWHVGELSETVFGEESKKLSWASELFEQGTHQLKEQTYLWIRAWDPEVYPGPYGYPAYLAEVEPLLVGLAYEAWPEYLLNHNEVPDDAPANSREFDFRPVENGH, from the coding sequence ATGTCGGATAGACGATCAAAAGAGAAGGTCTGGGATGAATTTGTGCGGAGGGCAATTCTCTCAGACATCCAGTCGGCTGCAACTCCGGATCCGGTTCCGATGGTCAACGACAGCGGCTCGGACTTATCGATGGCCGACGATTACGATACGTATCGCCTGGGTCGGGGGAGTGGTGACTATCTGTATATGTTGTACTTCCTTGACGAGCCCGTAGACGGACCTTTCGACGTGATTCCGGTGTACATCGGCGAAACAAGCAACGTCGCGAGTCGACTGATGAACCACTTCAGAAAGCTCCGGGACGCCCTTCCCATTTCGGAGTGGGAAGACGATGGGTCGTGGGGCAGTTACGGGAAGTACGACCACATCGCAACAGTCTATGAAAAATCGGCATCACAGCTGTACGCGTGGGTAGTCGACGTCGACGATTTAGAGACGGGTCCGTACGGGTACCCGACGTACCGGCACGAACTCGAGGGGAAGATGGTCGGTCTGGTTCACTCACTTTCCCGGTTCGACCGTGTGTTCGCCAATCGCGACTTCGTCCCCAACCGTGTCCCCCACGAGATGGGGAAAGTAGGTCACGAATGGGTTGACGAGGACAACAAATCGTTGAATGAGGAAACTGCACGACTCGCTGAACTCCCCGCTGAGAAGGTGACTGCCGAAAATAAGATCGAACTCTGGTACGAGTGGGTCGAGAAGACCATCTGTCGAGACATCAACGACTCCGAGGTGGCAGATCCGATACCGCTCTTCGAGACTGACGAAGACCTCGTTGTCGAGACGAAGACACTTGGGTCCTCGACAGTGCTCAAGCGAAGCGACGCTATTGACGAACGGATTCGCCGAGAGGGAAAACGATGTGTTCACAGGAACGGCGTGAAAGAGGGAGAGAGTGGCTTACTCTATGTCCTCTTTCAACTCAACTCTGTGAATCCCTCCCCAACAGATGTTGTCCCACGGTACATCGGAAAAGGTGAGGCGTACGGGAAAAAGAACGAACTGAGTGCTAACTTCGAGGAGATTGCGAAAGACCGAAGCGGGACACGGAGTTTCGCTCGTTGGGGTGACGGAAGCTATTGGCACGTAGGAGAACTCTCGGAGACAGTATTCGGAGAAGAGTCGAAGAAACTCAGTTGGGCGAGCGAACTCTTCGAACAAGGGACGCACCAACTCAAAGAACAGACGTATCTGTGGATTCGCGCCTGGGATCCAGAAGTATATCCAGGACCGTACGGCTATCCAGCGTACCTCGCAGAAGTGGAGCCTCTACTCGTCGGACTCGCATATGAGGCGTGGCCCGAGTACCTGCTCAATCACAACGAGGTCCCCGATGACGCACCGGCGAACAGCCGCGAGTTCGATTTTCGACCTGTCGAAAACGGTCACTGA
- a CDS encoding DUF6166 domain-containing protein: MSGISDARSHVQSRTSADPDVNYVGYRRRGRAIVEKQSDQQQLTPERSLELANHSPSGFEWGYGGSGPAQLALALLLDYTDNEELALAEYKAFKTEVVSQLECTGPDGCWRLTGREIDAALREIVDDPVAPSVN, encoded by the coding sequence ATGAGTGGAATTAGCGACGCACGCTCACACGTACAGTCACGGACCTCGGCTGATCCCGACGTCAACTATGTCGGTTACCGTCGTCGAGGCCGCGCCATCGTCGAGAAGCAATCGGACCAACAACAGCTCACGCCAGAGCGGAGTCTCGAGCTGGCGAATCACAGTCCTTCGGGATTCGAATGGGGATATGGTGGCAGCGGGCCGGCCCAACTCGCACTCGCCCTCCTGCTCGATTACACTGATAACGAAGAGTTGGCGCTTGCGGAGTACAAGGCGTTCAAGACCGAAGTAGTGAGCCAGCTAGAGTGTACAGGACCCGACGGCTGCTGGCGACTCACCGGCCGCGAGATAGATGCAGCCCTTCGTGAGATAGTCGACGATCCAGTCGCACCGTCCGTCAACTAA